The Sinorhizobium alkalisoli genomic interval TGACGCCTTTCAGCGTCGCCTTCAATTCGGTTTGCTGCGCTTCAGTGAGCGCATGCGCCGACGTGACGTCGGCGGTGACTTCGCCCCGGTGGCGCGCAGCGATCAGGCGGAAGGCCTTGATGATGCCCGGCAGCGCAAAGAGGCGACGATTGCGGGCAACGACCTTGAGGAAGTTGCCGACCAGCCCGGAAAAGCCGACCTTCTCGACAAGCGCCGAAACGGCCTTGAACTGGTCGTCGGCGGAAAAGACCGGGCTCACGACCAGCCGCTTCAGGTCGTCGCTGCCGTCGATCAGCGCCTGGACGCGAACGAGTTCGGCGCCAACCGCCTCGACCGAACCGGCCTCGAGCGCCAGCTCGAAGAGCGACGAGGCATATCTTTCTGCAACACCGGAAATAAGCTGGGATGTGTCTGCCACGGGCACAAGCTTCTCTCAAAATCATCCAAGAGCGTCAGCGACAGCGAACTGCTCACCTAACACCTTGAATTTGCTGCAATAACTCGCAGGATATCGAGGCCGTGAGACCCACTTCCCCCGCAATTCGCGGTTCGTCTAGCATAGGATGTTTGGACTCGCAACACGCCAGGGCCAGGAATGCGGCATTACCCGTCCGGTTCGCGTTGATTTTGCCGTAAATTCCGCTGCGTCCCCGCGGCTCCGGTCAGATCAGCCCGAAGACATAGGCAAGCGGAAGAGCCGCGAGCGCCGCCTGGACGGCGAGTGCGAGCCAGTTGAAGAGTGTTGCGCCATTGTCGCTCATCATCGACAGAGCGCGACCGAAAGCCGCAAGTGCGAAGGCGGCCCCGACGGCGAGATAGACCATCGGCTGGGCGAGCAGGATGGCCCCGAGACCAAGGCCGACATGCATGCCGCCCATCGTGGAACGGGCCTCCGCCAGGCCGCCGCGGCGGCCTTCGGCAAGACCGATGCCGGCCGCGCGAAAGGCAAGGCGCGGGGCGAACAGCATGACGAGACCGATCAGCGCCGCCACGCCGGCCGCTGAGAAGGCCACGAACTCCCCGGTTTCCGTCGGAATATAGAACTCCATGTCCATTCCCCCGCGGCAGATGATTTGCGGCGCCTCGTTCATGATTGCGGCATGTCCGGCATGCGGCAGGTGATTCGCCGTTGCGCCTCCCCATCTAGCCCATGTAAGCGGCGATGGGAATCGGCAGTCTCTTGCAAGCGACCGCGATCACAGGAAACTCTGCGGATCGACGTCGAGCTGGACGCTGACCGATCCGCGCTCTTTCGGACCCGCGGCGAGCATCGCTTTCAGAAAGGCCTGCATGTCGCTGCTGCGCCGTCCGTGGACGAGCAGGCGGAATCGGTGGCGGCCGCGGATCAGCGCCAGCGGCGCCTCGGCCGGCCCGAGCATCGAAATGCCGTCGACATGCGGCGCGGCGCTGCGCAAGGACCGCGCATGTCCCTCGGCGTCCTGGCGGGAATCGGCGGAGACGATGATCGAGGCGAGCCGGCCGAAGGGCGGCAGCACGGCGCGTTCCCGCTCCTGGATCTCGCGCTCGTAGAAAGCATCGGAGTCCCCCGAAACGATCGCCTGCATCACCGGATGCTGCGGCTGGTAGGTCTGCAGCAGCCCGAGGCTCTTCAGGCCCGTCCGCCCGGCACGGCCCGTCACCTGCGACAACAGTTGGAAGGTTCGCTCGGCGGCACGCGGATCGCCATTGGCAAGGCCGAGATCGGCATCGACGATGCCGACCAGCGTCATCATCGGAAAATTGTGGCCCTTGGCGACGAGCTGGGTGCCGATGACGATATCCGCCTCGCCGCTCGCGATCGCCTCGAGTTCCAGCCGCAGCCGCTTGACGCCCATCAGGTCGGAGGACAGCACGATGGTGCGGGCCTCGGGAAAATGCCGCTCGACCTCCTCCGCGATGCGCTCGACGCCTGGGCCGCAGGCAACGAGATGATCGAGCGTGCCGCATTCGGGACACGCCTCCGGCGTCCGTTCCGCATAGCCGCAATGATGGCACTGGATCTGCCTGCGGAACCGGTGTTCGACGAGCCAGCTGGAGCAATCCGGGCATTGGAAGCGGTGGCCGCAGACGCGGCAGAGCGTCAGCGGCGCATAGCCGCGGCGGTTCAGGAACAAGAGAGCCTGCTCGCCCCGGCCGATCGTCTTGCCGATCTCATTCAGGAGGACCGGCGAGAGAAAGCCTCCGCGCTCCGGCGGATGGCGGCGCATGTCGACGATGCCGAGATGCGGCAGCGCCGCGTCGCCGAAGCGGGTCGGCAGATGGATCGGCCGGTAGCGCCCGACCTCGCCATTGACCCGGCTTTCGATCGAAGGCGTCGCGGAGACGAGCACGACCGGGAAACCGCTGATCCGCCCGCGCACCACGGCCATGTCGCGGGCATTGTAGAAAACGCGATCCTCCTGCTTGTAGGCGGGATCATGCTCCTCGTCGACGATGATGAGACCGAGATCCTCAAAGGGCAGGAAAAGGGCGGAGCGGGCGCCGGCGACGACGCGCACCTGGCCGGTCGTCACCTGCCGCCAGACCTTTTCCCTTGTGCGTGGCGCCAGGTCCGAATGCCACTCCGCCGGCTTCGCCCCGAAACGGTCCTGGAAGCGTTCGAGGAAGCTGGCGGTCAGCGCAATTTCGGGGAGCAGGATCAGCACCTGTTTCCCGGCCCGAAGCGTGGCGGCAATCGCCTCGAAATAGACCTCGGTCTTGCCGGATCCGGTAATCCCGTCGATCAGCGATACCGAGAACTTGCCCTCCTCGACCGCGGCGAGCAGGTCGGCAGCCGCCTGCCTCTGCGGCCCTTCGAGACGCGGAGCGGTAAAGTCGGGATCGGGAGCGGCAACGACCGGCGGCGGCGGCATGAACAGCGTTTCGAACACGCCCTGCGCCTGTAGACCGTCGATGACGCTCGAGGAGACGCCGGCCGCATGGGCAAGACCGGAGCGGGTCCAGGAATAGCCGTCGCCGGCCGCGGCGATCACCCGCTCGCGCGCCGCCGTCATTCGTTCCGGCCGCATCTCCGTCAGGCGCAGCGCCTCCACCATCGGTTCGGGATCGAAGGCGGTGGGCGCGCGAAGCGCCATGCGGGCGACGAGGCCCGGCGGCGTCACCGTATAGGCGGCCACCCAGTCGAGAAAGGCACGCATGTCGGGCGTCAGCGGCGGGCAGTCGAAGACCTTCTCGACCGCTTTCAGCTTCTTGCGGTCGACCGTGCCGTCGTCGGGACCGTCCCACACGACGCCGACGACCAGCCGGGGGCCGAGCGGCACCTGCACGATCGAACCCGGCTCGACCGCCATCCCATCGGGCACCGCATAGGAATAGGCCTTCGGCGCCGGCATCGGCAGCAGAACGGGCACCACGCGGCGGTCGAGTACGGCCCCGAATAAATCGGTTGAATTGAGAGTCATTTTGCCGTGACCTTGCCACCGCTTTCAGATAAAGAAAACCGCGCAGCGAACCGCCGCCTTGTGGATAGCAGGGTTTGTCATGGTTCCACCCGACTTTCAACGCGCGCAATCTCCGCCATGGATCTCCCGACAGCGGACAGGCGCCCGAACGGCTGAGTGCCAAAGGAAGGCTCCCATGAAATTTTTCGTTGATACCGCCGACGTGAAGGAAATCCGGGAACTGAACGATCTCGGCCTGCTCGACGGCGTCACCACCAACCCCTCGCTGATCCTGAAGTCGGGCCGCGACATCGTCGAAGTCACCAAGGAAATCTGCGACATCGTCGACGGCCCCGTTTCGGCGGAAGTCACGGCTACCGAATATAGCGAGATGATGAAGGAAGCGGCCGCTCTTTCGAAGATCGCCGACAATATCTGCATCAAGGTGCCGCTGACGCTTGACGGCCTGAAGGCCTGCAAGGCGCTGACCTCCGACGGACATCAGACCAACGTCACGCTCTGCTTCTCGGCCAACCAGGCGCTGCTCGCCGCCAAGGCCGGCGCGACCTTCGTCTCGCCCTTCATCGGCCGCCTCGACGATATCGCCTTCGACGGCATGGACCTGATCCGCGAGATCCGTCACATCTTCGACAATTACGGCTACGAGACCGAAATCCTCGCCGCCTCGGTGCGCACGGTCAACCACGTCAAGGAAGCCGCCCTCATCGGCGCCGACGTCGTCACCGCACCGCCGGCAACCTTGAAGGCGCTGGTCAAGCATCCGCTGACCGACAAGGGCCTCGAAATGTTCCTGGCCGACTGGGCGAAGACCGGTCAGAAGATCGGCTGATCGAATCGCGTTCGGAAAGAAAACATCAGGGCCCCGCGGCGATGCGGGGCCTTTTTTGATTCAGCGAATGCGACCAAAACAGAAGGCCCCGGAAGGGATCCCGGGACCGCCTCCGCTCCGACCGGGAAACGCGCACCGACGAGGACAGGCACTTCCAGCGCCTTGTCCGCCCCCATACCCCTGATCTGCATGCCTGCGCCGCTGTCAAGCACGGCCAATGCGCTACAGCGCCGGGCGTCTTATTAGACGCGCAAAGGTCGCTGTAGCGCTTTGAATTGCTGCATGTCTTCATCCTTTAACCGAGGTCGACTAAAGAAGATATGCAGTAGGCCCTCATGGCACAGTCTCGAGATCGGTTTCGCGAAACTCATCATCGGTCGCCAAGATCGGAACCCGATAGTATTTGGCGCATGCGTAATGGATGCAGTCTGCCAGATTGAGGCCGTGACGGCCTTTACGGTAACGATGTGCAGCCGAGAGCGCGAGATTGCTGGCGCGCTTCGCAGGCGGCAGATCGCAGATTTCAATGGCCCGGGCTTCGAGAAAGTCCATGATCAGCGGTTCCAGCGCCTCTATGGCCATATCGAACTTGTCGGGCCGGGAAAGCGCGAGAGCCGTTTCGAGAATGGCGAGCGGTGATGTAATGCGCGTCTGCGCCTTCATCAGCGCCTCAGAAACGCGATCCGATTCCCCTTCGTCGGACAGGACGGCGATTGGTGCGCAGGCGTCGACGAACACGCGCCTTACGCCTCCCACATCTCATCAAAGGCTTCCTTTGGCAGCGGCTTTCTGGCTTTCTCATTGAGTTCGACGTGGTATTTTTCGCGCAACCGCGCTGCGGTCTGAGCGGGCGTTTCGACGTTCAATCGCCGTTCGATCGCCTCGCGCATGGCGGTGATGATGGCATCGGAAATGCTCACCTTCGCGATCTTCGCGAATTTCCGGGTGAGTTCGTCGGCCCTCTCATTGGTCACGTTGATCGCCATGGTCGCAGCCTGCATGTAGATAAATTCCCGACCTAGTGTAGATCCTTCTATCTAATTCGCAATTGTGTCCTGGCCGGCTGAGACGCCTTGATCGGGCGCTAATGTGTCCATCGCAGGTACGGTTCAAGCAGCTTCGGCGGGTGCTGCGAACACCGCGTCGCTATCCCGCGCGAGCTCGATCACCGTATGGCGCTCAAGCGCACGGGTGACGTCCGCCGGATCGCCTTCCAATGCCTCGGGTGCGATGAGGTTGCCGATCCGGAAGTCGAAGAGGTCGCCCTTCTTGTTCAAAAGTTCATGGAAGACGGTCATGTCGCGCAGTTCCGTCGACCACTTGGCGAACCAGTAGAACAGGCCGGAATTGCGGGCGCTCATGTGCACCGGCAGGATCGGCAGGCCGTATTTGCGCGCAAAGCTCACCGCCGAGCTTTTCCAGGGCCGTTCATTGAGACGCCCATCCGCCCAATAAGCGATGCGGCCGGAGGGAAAGAGCACGGTCGCCTTTCCCGCTTCGATCGCCCGATTGGTGACCTGCAGGGTCTCGCGCGCCTTGAGCTTCGACTTGTACTCTTCCCGCCACTCGACCGGGATGATCATCTCGACGAAGCGCGGATTGACGCGGATGGCATCGCGATTGGCGAAAAACATCATGTCCGGTCTGCGGCTCTTGAGAAGGTCGAAAACGGCGATGCCGTCGGCAATGCCGGTCGGATGATTGCTGACGAGCAGGAATCCGCCGCTTGCCGGGATTCGCTCCGGCCGGTCGACACGGACATCGAGCGAGAGAACCGAACTCAGATGCTCAAATGCCTGGAAGCCCTGCATGTTGGCGACAGAATCGGCGAATTCGATCGCCTTGCGGTAGTTGAGCAGCGTGTAGAGAAATGGCCGCACCACCGGCCACAGCGGGTGGTGAGCGATCTTGCGCCCGCGCTCGGCGATCAGCGTGTCGACGATATGGCCGGGCTGCCCCTGCGAGACCAGGGCAATCGCCTCTGCAAAATGCGCCAGCGCGCTCGCCGAATCACGTCTCGCCATGGTCCCACCCGCTGTTGCTGATCGAACATCGCAGTTCAATATGATCGAACAATGACAAATTCCAAGGGTGCCTCATCAAACAAAATGCATGTTGCCGCGCCGCGCGTCTTTCAGACGCGCAACAGTCGTCGCAACTCTTTCAATCTGCGCATCGAGCTTTCCGAAAGTCGGGTGCGATTTTCGGGCCGATGCGTTAGCAAAAACATAAGGCACCAGTGGCATGGTCCGGGCACGCATGAGGACCGGGCCGACGATGAACGAACTTCTTGTGATAGGCCATCCCGAGGTGATGGCGGAGCGTCAACGGTGGCTTGCCAGCCTTGCCGGAGAACGCCGCCTGTCGGAAAAGACGATCGAGGCTTATGAACGCGACACGCGGCAATTCCTCACATTCCTGACGGGGCATCTCGCCAGCCCTCCCCGGCTTGCCGATATCCACAGCCTCCGTCCTGCCGATCTCCGGGGCTTTCTCGCGCAGCGGCGCAAAGGCGGCGCGGGCGCGCGCACGCTCGGACGCGGACTTGCGGGTCTACGCTCGTTCCTGCGTTATCTCGAACGAAACGGCCTCGCCAACGCGGCAGGCGCTGCTGCCGTACGCTCGCCGAAACAGCCGAAATTGCTGCCTAAACCGCTCACCGATCGCGAAGCGCTTAAAGTGGTGACGACGGATGCGCAATTGGCCGAAGAGCCTTGGATCGCCGCGCGCAATGCCGCGGTGTTGACCCTTCTTTATGGCTGCGGCCTGCGCATATCCGAAGCGCTCGAACTGTCGCCTGAAGACATCGCCGGCGCCGCCTCGCTGCGCGTCGTGGGCAAAGGTGGCAAAACCCGCATCGTTCCTCTGATCGACGCGGCGAGCGAAGCGGTTGCGGCCTATCGCCAGCTCTGCCCCTATCACCTCGGCCCCGGCGAGCCGCTGTTTCGCGGCGCCCGCGGCGCCAGGCTGCAGCCGGCGATCATCCAGCGCGAAATGCAGAAGCTGCGCACCGCCCTCGGTCTTCCGGATTCGGCGACGCCGCATGCGCTCCGCCACTCCTTCGCGACGCACCTGCTTGCCGGCGGTGGGGATCTGCGCACCATTCAGGAACTGCTCGGCCATGCCAGCCTCTCGACGACCCAGGTCTATACGGGGGTCGATTCGACCCGGCTGCTCGAAATCTATGATCGCGCCCACCCGCGCGCCTGAAGCGCCAAAACACGCCATTCCGGCCGAGGGACATGCAAACGAATTATGGCCCGCTCTCGACCCTGATCGAAAAACGGGGGCGCACTCCTGGCCAAGATGCATTAGGGTCAGGAGCTGGGGCCAGGAGCTATGATCCGGCGCTTGCCCGTTAACCACGCCCGTTAAGGGTCCTGTGACCATGGAAGCGTAAGGTTCCTTGTTATCACTCGGGAACAGACAGCCATGACGACGATGCTCAGACCCGCCCGCACCCTCGCGGCCAAGGCCGCCGACGGCCTCATCTGGCTGATCGCGCTCATTCACGTCCTGACGGCCGCAAGCCTTGTCCTCGTCCTGCTCACCTTTTCGCCGGCGCGCGCCGCCCAGGAGGTGGAGTGCAGCGGCAGCAATATCCTGGCAGGTCTGGAACAATCCGATCCGGACCGGCTTGCAGCCCTGCGCGAGGAAGCCGCTGCCGTGCCCAACGGAAAGGGCCTGCTCTGGAAGATCGAAGGCGGCGGATTGGCCCCTTCCTTCCTGCTCGGAACCATGCACGTGACCGATCCGCGCGTCCTGGCCATGCCCGCGGGCGCCGCCGAGGCCTTTGCAGCGGCCGCCACCGTGATCGTCGAATCGGACGAGATCATCGACGAGAGGAAAGCCAGCGCCGCCATCATGATGCGGCCCGACCTCACCATGTTCGCCGACAACAGGACGATCGACGATTTCCTCGAGCCGCAGGACCGGGAGCGCCTCGCCGCCGGCCTCAAGGCGCGCGGCATTCCCCTGCCGCTGGTCTCGAAAATGAAGCCGTGGATGATCGCAAGTTTCGTGGCGCTGCCGGCCTGCGAGTTCAGCCGCAAGGCGGCCGGCGCCTCCTTCCTCGACAAGAAGCTCGCCGAAGACGCCGTCGGACAGGGCAAGCGCTTGAAGGGCCTGGAGACGCTGGTCGAACAGCTCTCGGCCATGGATTCGCTTCCCGTCGAATGGCATCTCCAGGCCCTGATCGACACGCTCGCGCTCGGTCGGACGATCGATGACGTCCTGACGACGACGACCGATCTCTATCTCACCGGCGACACCGGCATGATCATGCCGATGATGAAGGCCGTCTCGGCGCAGGTATCGCCCCACGATCTCGGTTATGCCGATTTCGAACAGCGGATCATAATCGACCGCAACAGGACAATGGCAGCCCGGGCCGAGCCGATCCTGAAGCAGGGCAACGCCTTCATGGCCGTGGGTGCGCTGCATCTTCCGGGCAAGGATGGCCTCGTCGAGCTCTTGCGCCAGCAGGGTTTCACCGTCACCCCGGTCGATTGACGGTCATCGCGTCGCATTCAGTTCGGCAAGCAGGGCGGGAACGATCGCCTTGTGAAAGGGCGTCACGGCCGCAAGATAGAGGTAGCCGAACAGGTTTCTGCGGCGCACCAGCGTCGTGATGCCGATGACCTGGCTCTCCGCCGGTCCGTCACGCACCTCGACGACGATACGAAAATCCAGATGGCGGTCGTCGAAGCCAAGGACGGTGGCATGCTCGCTCTCGCACACGATCGAGAAGGCGCCGATCAGGTCTGAATCCGCGGCGGGTGCCGGGGCCTTGAGACCGAGGGGCAACGTCAGCCGATTGCGCAATCCCAAGAGATTTCGCACCCAGCGCGGTGCGCTGCCAAGCGTCCGCCTTGCCGCTTCGAGCGCACTCATGCGCTCGCCGAAAAACAGAAGTTCGTGGCAATCGGCCCAGTCGGCGCCGGGCAAGCATGCGTTCGGCAGGCGGGCGGCTACGCTTCGCGGTCTCATGAACACCAATCCTCCTTCACGCACCAGCCTTTCGGGAGGGCTATGGCTGCGGTGGCGTGTTAAGGATTGCGCCCGATCGGGGCACGAAGGCAGGGGGCCGCTTGTCGCAGCCCCCCGGCCAATTGTCACAGGGGGCCGCTTGTCGCAGCCCCCGGCCAATTGTCACAGGAGCCCGATTGTCACGTGCGCCGCAGCCCTCGAGGGCTGGGGGTTTTACGCAACCGTGCTTTCCGAAAATCGGCTCCGACTTTCGGGGCCGATGCCGTCGAGTCACATGTGGATTGGCTTGGCGAAGGTCGCGAGCGCCGCTTCCTTGACCGCTTCCGACATCGTCGGATGCGCATGGCAGGTGCGGCCGAGATCTTCCGACGAGCCGCCGAACTCCATCAGCACGGCGATCTCGTGGATCATCTCGCCGGCGCCGAAGCCGACGATATGGCCGCCGAGCACGCGGTCGGTTTCCTTGTCGGCGAGGATCTTCACGAAGCCGTCCGTCTGAAGCATGGCGCGGGCGCGGCCATTGGCGGTGAAGGGGAACTTTCCGACCCTGTAGGCGACGCCCGCTGCCTTCAGTTCCTCTTCCGTCTTGCCGACGGAAGCGACCTCCGGCTGGGTGTAGACGACGCCCGGGATTACCTCATAATTCACGTGACCGGCCTGGCCGGCGATGATCTCGGCCACCGCCACGCCTTCGTCTTCGGCCTTGTGGGCGAGCATCGGGCCGCGCACCACGTCGCCGATCGCATAGACGCCGGTAATGCTCGTCTGGAAATGATGATCGATCTCGATCCGGCCGCGGCTGTCGAGGACGACGCCCGCCTTGGCCAAGCCCATATTTTCCGAGCACGGTTTGCGGCCGGTCGCGACCAGCACGACATCCGCTTCGAGCGTGGTCGCCTCGCCGCCCTTGACCGGCTCGAACGTAACCTTGGCGCCGTTGTCCGACTTCTCGACACCGGTCACCTTGGCGCCGAGTTTGAATTCCAGCCCCTGCTTCGTCAGCATCCGCTGAAGCTGCTTGGCGACCTCGCCATCCATGCCGCCGAGAATCGTATCCAGGAACTCGACGACGGTCACCTTGGCGCCGAGGCGCGCCCAGACCGAGCCGAGTTCGAGGCCGATGACGCCGCCGCCGACGACGATCATGCTGGCCGGCACTTTCTCCAGTTCCAAAGCACCGGTCGAGGAGACGATCACCTTCTCGTCGAATTCGAGATCGACGCCAGGGATGCCGGCAACGTCCGACCCCGCGGCGATAACGATATTTTTCGCCTCGAGGATCTGCTCATCGCCATTGTCTTTGGTGACGGAAACCTTGCCTTGGCCCAGAACCTTGCCCAAGCCCTGAAAACCGTCGATCTTGTTCTTCTTGAAGAGGAAGGAGACACCGTCGACATTCGCCTTAACCGTTGCGTCCTTGTGCGCCATCATCTTCTTGAGATTGAGCGTCGGGCTTGCGACCTCCACGCCCAGCGCATCGAGGCCGTGCGCGGCGTGGTGGAACATTTCGGAAGCGTGCAGCAGCGCCTTCGACGGAATGCAGCCGACATTGAGGCAGGTGCCGCCATAGGTGCTGCGCTTTTCGACCACGGCGACCTTCATGCCGAGCTGCGCCGCCTTGATGGCGCAGACATAGCCCCCCGGACCGCTTCCGATTACGATGAGATCATAAGCCATTTGATAATCCTTCTTGGGAGGGGCGGTCACCGGCCGCCACTGACATTAAGAATGGCCCCCGTCACGTAAGTCGCCTTGTCGGACAGGAGATAGAGAATTGCATCGGCAACTTCGCCGGCCGTGCCGGGACGCTGAATGGGGATGGAGGGCGCAAGATCCCGCGCGCGGTCTGGCAGACCGCCGGAGGCGTGGATCTCTGTGTCGATGATGCCGGGGCGAACGGCGTTGACGCGAATGCCTTCGCCGGCAACCTCACGCGCCAGGCCGACCGTGAAGCTTTCGATCGCCCCCTTCGAAGCGGCGTAATCGACATATTGGCCGGGCGCGCCGAGCACGGCTGCGACGGACGAGAGATTGACGATCGAACCGCCGCGCCCGCCGCGACGCGTCGACAGGCGAAGCACCGCCTCGGCGGAGCAGCGGATCGCGCCGGTCACGTTGACGCGAAACATCCGCTCCAGCCGCTCGGGCGAAATCTCGTCGATCCGCTGCGGGGGACCGACGATGCCGGCATTGTTGACGAGCCCGTCGAGCCGCCCGAATGCCGCGTCGACCGCCGCAAAGATTGCCCGCACCCCATCTTCGGTGCCGACGTCACCCTGAACCGCAATCGCAAAGCCGCCGCTTGCAGAAATGCGGCCCACGATATCCTCCGCCGCCTGGACGTTCGCCGCATAGTTGACCGCGACCCGCCAGCCTTCGGCTGCGGCCGCAAGACACACGGCCGCCCCAATGCCGCGGCTGCCGCCGGTCACGAGAAGAACGCGGCGCTCGCTCATGCGGCGCATCCCGTGAACCGAAAAGCGTCGGAACTGTCCGACTGCGCCTTGCCTTCGCCCCAGGCGGTCGAGGCGCGCAGCGACGGTCCGAAATCCGGAAGCAGGATCTGTACGGCAGCCGGTGAGTCCTCCGCTTCGAGCAGGCCGATCTTGCCGGCGCCGTCGACCGTATAGATCGGCCCCTGCCAGACCGTGCAGGCCGACAGCTCGGCACCGGTCACGTCGCCGGTCGGGCAATCATGCATGACGATGCCGTGCGGACGTTCCGGCTCACCGGAGGCCATGACCACCCCGTCGAGAGCCAGGCTGGCGCCGGCAATCCTGATCTTGAAGTGATTGCTGGTGACAGCGGCCTCGGATCCGACCGGCTCGAAGCGGAGCTCATGGCCGGCCTGGTCCTCATAGATCGCGTTTGCCTGGCTGCATTCGCTGGCATGCGCCGGGCATACCCCGAGCGCAAGCGCGAGCGCGGCGAGGAGAACTTTGCCGCCACGCATCGTCAGGCAGCCTTTTCGGTCGCGAGTTTCAGGCCGAGCGCGATGAAGACGAGGCCGCTCGCCCGATCGATCCACTTGCTTGCGCGAGTGAAGGCCGCCCGCATCCTAGGCGTCGTCATGAAAAGGCTGACGCCGACGAACCAGAGGATCAGCGCACTTGCCATAATGAGGCCGTAGCCGAACTTGACCGCCATCGGCGTATGCGCGCTGACGACGGTCGAGAAGATCGACAGGAAAAAGAAGACCGCCTTCGGATTGAGTGCATTGGCCGCGAAGCCGAGACCGAACGCCTTCAGCGCCGACTGCCCCTTGGGCGCGCCGGTGGGCTGCCCCGTCTCGACCGCGATATGCGTCTCACCGGCTCTGAGCGCCTTGACGCCGATATAGATCAGGTAAGCGACACCGCACCATTTGACGATGTTGAAGAGGTATATCGATTGCGAAATGATCAGCCCTAGGCCGAGAATCGTGTAGGTGACATGGAACATCAGCGACGCGCCGATGCCGAAGGCGGTGATGATTGCCGGACGCCGACCGTGCACCAGCGACTGCCGCATCACCATGGCGAGATCCGCACCGGGCGAAACGATGGCGAAGGTGAAGATCGCCATCAGGGATGCCAGTTCGACCAGGTAGTTGCTCATGGTTTGCGACCGATAGTTCGAGGACCCGTATGGTGCCGAAGAGAGAATTGGATGCGCGCAGAGCGTGCGTTTCAGAACCCTAACCGCTGGCTCCGTGCCTGTCGATGCCCCTACCGGTACGCGACCCGACGGTGCGCATCGACAACCTGGCATGGGGGAGAACGAAAGGGGCTGTCGCCCCTTCCTTAGAGATCGAGCACCAGGCGTTCAGGATCCTCG includes:
- a CDS encoding DUF2867 domain-containing protein; amino-acid sequence: MRPRSVAARLPNACLPGADWADCHELLFFGERMSALEAARRTLGSAPRWVRNLLGLRNRLTLPLGLKAPAPAADSDLIGAFSIVCESEHATVLGFDDRHLDFRIVVEVRDGPAESQVIGITTLVRRRNLFGYLYLAAVTPFHKAIVPALLAELNATR
- the lpdA gene encoding dihydrolipoyl dehydrogenase yields the protein MAYDLIVIGSGPGGYVCAIKAAQLGMKVAVVEKRSTYGGTCLNVGCIPSKALLHASEMFHHAAHGLDALGVEVASPTLNLKKMMAHKDATVKANVDGVSFLFKKNKIDGFQGLGKVLGQGKVSVTKDNGDEQILEAKNIVIAAGSDVAGIPGVDLEFDEKVIVSSTGALELEKVPASMIVVGGGVIGLELGSVWARLGAKVTVVEFLDTILGGMDGEVAKQLQRMLTKQGLEFKLGAKVTGVEKSDNGAKVTFEPVKGGEATTLEADVVLVATGRKPCSENMGLAKAGVVLDSRGRIEIDHHFQTSITGVYAIGDVVRGPMLAHKAEDEGVAVAEIIAGQAGHVNYEVIPGVVYTQPEVASVGKTEEELKAAGVAYRVGKFPFTANGRARAMLQTDGFVKILADKETDRVLGGHIVGFGAGEMIHEIAVLMEFGGSSEDLGRTCHAHPTMSEAVKEAALATFAKPIHM
- a CDS encoding SDR family oxidoreductase, which produces MSERRVLLVTGGSRGIGAAVCLAAAAEGWRVAVNYAANVQAAEDIVGRISASGGFAIAVQGDVGTEDGVRAIFAAVDAAFGRLDGLVNNAGIVGPPQRIDEISPERLERMFRVNVTGAIRCSAEAVLRLSTRRGGRGGSIVNLSSVAAVLGAPGQYVDYAASKGAIESFTVGLAREVAGEGIRVNAVRPGIIDTEIHASGGLPDRARDLAPSIPIQRPGTAGEVADAILYLLSDKATYVTGAILNVSGGR
- a CDS encoding LysE family translocator, coding for MSNYLVELASLMAIFTFAIVSPGADLAMVMRQSLVHGRRPAIITAFGIGASLMFHVTYTILGLGLIISQSIYLFNIVKWCGVAYLIYIGVKALRAGETHIAVETGQPTGAPKGQSALKAFGLGFAANALNPKAVFFFLSIFSTVVSAHTPMAVKFGYGLIMASALILWFVGVSLFMTTPRMRAAFTRASKWIDRASGLVFIALGLKLATEKAA